The sequence AACAACATGATCGCCTAAGCGACCCGTCCCACTCTTTCGCCAGAAACCTCACCAACCAACACACAAACATGAACACTACACCCAACCTACTCATCATCAACGGAAGCCCTCGCGGAGGACGTTCCCTATCCCGCAAAATGGCTAGCCGCTTCGAGGAGAGCTGGCGAAACCGAATTCCAGACTCCAAGGTGCTTGTCAAAAACGTGGGCAGCGAGCCACCGCCATTCGTTTCGGAAGCGTGGATCGCAGCCGTCTTCACCCCGCCAGAGGAGAGGGACGAAGAGCAGCGAAAACTGCTCGATTACTCGGACCAAGCGATCAACGAGCTCCGAGCGGCTGATACCATAGTCCTTGCCACCCCCATGCACAACTACGGCGTACCTGCTGCCGTTAAAGCTTGGGTCGACCAGGTCGTCCGCGTCGGCGAAACGTTTTCATTCGACCTTAAACGCGGCGACTTCCCCCTGGAACCCATCCTCGCTGGAAAGCGGCTGGTGACCCTGACCACCGCCGGCGAATTTGGCTTCACCGGCAACGGCATACGCAACCACCTAAACCACCTTCACCCCCATGTTGAAGTATTTTCTCGATACCTCGGAGTGTCCCAATCTTGGCAGGAAGGCATCGAGTATCAGGAATTCGGAGACAAGCGGTTCGAAGACTCGAAAGCCAAGTCTTTCGCCGCCATCCCCCGCATCGTCGACGAGGTCATAGCCTCGTTCCTGCGCGAGGAACGGAAGGAGCAAAATAGGATCGCCGTCGAGTAAGCCGCTCTTGGCCATTCACTACCGCCACGCCACCCGATGATCGAGCCGGGTGGCGAGCTTATGAGGAACCAGCAGCCCTTCCCTCCACACCTAGCCCCCCTACAACTGACATCGCCTCCGCTCTCGCTATGAAAAAGAAAACGAACCGCAAAGCACCCGCAGAAAGCAGCCCACCTCCCTTCCCGCTGCGCATGCTTTACTACCTTCTGGAACTGCTGAACGAACGAGCGAGATGTCGCGAATGCCCTCCCCTAGAGGACCCCTTCCAAAAATAGCGGACCATACAAACCGCAGAATAATTTCACCTCAGCCTTGTCGCCCAAGGATGCGAGGGCGGTGTAAGCTAAGATCCTTAAAGACTGTCCAATAAATGTAGGAGCGTGAATTGCGCTTTTTATGAAGGATCGGACTGTTCCTTACATTTCTTACATCGCGTGGGAAGCGACCTTGCGTCGCGATTGGAGGCCGCCTGACCGCTACGCTTCCCACGGGAGAATTGCACATCAGAATTACGCAAGGAACGGCACTGACAGCACACGAGAAACCCCATATCGATTGCTGCCAACTACCAGGGAGAAGAGTCCCATTTCAGTCTTTCCGTTCTGAGAAACAATCCAACAACACATACGATCCTCTCCAGCGAAGGGTTGCAGCTTGCTGCAGACCGCAGCGCAAACCCGCTTCACAGCACGACGCGGTCTGGACCAAGGTCCAACCCTACAAAAACGCGACCTACTGAGCACCCTCTCAGCGCCTTTGCTTTCTCAATAGTTTCACGATGCGGCCATTTACGATCTCTGCCACATTCCACAGATACAACTTCGAATCGGTCGTGTTATAAAATTGTACGACGACCGTATCCAAATCCTCATGGTATTCAGCGAAGCTCTGGTATCCGGGCACCCATCCAGAATGTTTGTACACGTATATCGATGCATAGATGGCACGTTCATTTTCGTTAAACAAAGACCCGTCGTTTAAGGCCCTTAAGAAGATCCCTACATCCTCTGCGGTAGCGACCATGCCATGCTCATCCATCTTCAAATCGTGGGGATGGCCAACATGATAGCCGCTCATCAAACGATCCGCATTCACTTCGCTGTGTGAAGCATAGGTGTTTTTAAGCCCGAGAGGGTTCAATATTTTTTCTTCAATGAACTGGAACTTGCTGTACCCCAAAACCTTTTCGACAATCTGAGAGAGCAACAAATAGTTGGTGTTAGAGTATTCGTAACCTTCTCCGGGTTCAAAATTGGCCGGCTTATCTAGGATCAGCTTCAGCGCATCCTCACCGCTTTCCGGTGGGTTAGCCCAGAAATTTGGCGTATCCGTAAAATTGGGAATACCGCTGCGGTGCTGAACCATCAATCGCAAGGTGATCCGTTCCGCATTTTCAATTCTTCCCCCAAGCTCCGGAAAATACTCAGCAAGCGTTCTATCCAAGGACAGCCTTCCGTCATCCACCAGCTTGCTTACAGCGACCGCATCATAAAGCTTGGAAATACTGGCAATTTTAAAGAAGGCCTGTGGATCCGCTGCTATCTGGTCTTCACGATCGTGCCAGCCGGCCCCGTAAAACGCAGGAGGCTTACCGGCCTCGTTGACATACACGATCATCCCCTCAAAGCCATGTCCAATGGCCTCATCCAACTGTTCCTGAACAGAATTCGGGAGCGGCAAG is a genomic window of Pelagicoccus enzymogenes containing:
- a CDS encoding FMN-dependent NADH-azoreductase; protein product: MNTTPNLLIINGSPRGGRSLSRKMASRFEESWRNRIPDSKVLVKNVGSEPPPFVSEAWIAAVFTPPEERDEEQRKLLDYSDQAINELRAADTIVLATPMHNYGVPAAVKAWVDQVVRVGETFSFDLKRGDFPLEPILAGKRLVTLTTAGEFGFTGNGIRNHLNHLHPHVEVFSRYLGVSQSWQEGIEYQEFGDKRFEDSKAKSFAAIPRIVDEVIASFLREERKEQNRIAVE
- a CDS encoding serine hydrolase domain-containing protein, coding for MKNKKIKWIVRIALLLGTVVSLFFVPWILVWAWILPLPNSVQEQLDEAIGHGFEGMIVYVNEAGKPPAFYGAGWHDREDQIAADPQAFFKIASISKLYDAVAVSKLVDDGRLSLDRTLAEYFPELGGRIENAERITLRLMVQHRSGIPNFTDTPNFWANPPESGEDALKLILDKPANFEPGEGYEYSNTNYLLLSQIVEKVLGYSKFQFIEEKILNPLGLKNTYASHSEVNADRLMSGYHVGHPHDLKMDEHGMVATAEDVGIFLRALNDGSLFNENERAIYASIYVYKHSGWVPGYQSFAEYHEDLDTVVVQFYNTTDSKLYLWNVAEIVNGRIVKLLRKQRR